The following coding sequences are from one Megamonas funiformis window:
- the hslU gene encoding ATP-dependent protease ATPase subunit HslU, which translates to MKLNEQIPRQVVEELDKYIVGQSQAKRSVAIALRNRWRSRHLPEDMRDEIIPKNILMIGSTGVGKTEIARRLAKLVKAPFVKVEATKFTEVGYVGRDVESMVRDLAESAVRMLKQEKLEQVQDKAKEMAQERILDIYVPEPKSSAVSNPLSAIFGGANKEEESTEKVEEPKYSAGREWCRKRLLKGELENDIIEIDVEPKAAPVIGMFAGSGMEDMSNNIQDMIGNLMPKKRKKRKVTVAQAREIFTQEEAQKLLDMESIAQEAIELAERNGIIFLDEIDKVAVKGSSSGPDVSREGVQRDILPIVEGSTVSTKYGQMKTDHILFIAAGAFHMAKPSDLIPELQGRFPIRVELTSLTEEDFKRILTEPTNALLKQYKALLATEDVSIEFTDDAIERLAQVACEVNEQMENIGARRLHTIMEKLLEDLSFDAPELEEKNVVINADYVNEKLGGIVKNRDLSQFIL; encoded by the coding sequence ATGAAATTGAATGAACAAATTCCTCGTCAAGTTGTTGAAGAATTAGATAAATATATTGTAGGACAATCACAAGCAAAACGTTCTGTAGCTATTGCACTTCGCAATAGATGGCGTAGCCGTCATCTTCCAGAAGATATGAGAGATGAAATTATTCCTAAAAATATCTTGATGATTGGTTCTACTGGTGTTGGTAAAACAGAAATTGCAAGACGTTTAGCAAAGCTTGTAAAAGCACCTTTTGTAAAAGTTGAAGCTACTAAATTTACTGAAGTAGGTTATGTAGGTAGAGATGTAGAATCCATGGTTAGAGATTTAGCTGAATCTGCTGTACGTATGTTAAAACAAGAAAAATTAGAACAAGTGCAAGATAAAGCTAAAGAAATGGCTCAAGAACGTATTTTAGATATTTATGTTCCAGAACCAAAATCCAGTGCTGTATCTAATCCACTCAGTGCTATCTTTGGTGGTGCAAATAAAGAAGAAGAAAGCACAGAAAAAGTGGAAGAACCAAAATATTCTGCTGGCAGAGAATGGTGCAGAAAACGCCTTTTAAAAGGTGAATTAGAAAATGATATTATTGAAATTGATGTTGAGCCAAAAGCAGCTCCTGTAATTGGTATGTTTGCAGGTTCTGGCATGGAAGACATGAGCAATAATATTCAGGATATGATTGGCAATTTAATGCCTAAAAAACGCAAAAAACGCAAAGTTACAGTTGCTCAAGCAAGAGAAATCTTCACTCAAGAAGAAGCCCAAAAATTATTGGATATGGAGTCTATTGCTCAAGAAGCTATTGAACTTGCAGAACGCAATGGTATCATTTTCTTAGATGAAATTGATAAGGTTGCAGTAAAAGGTTCTTCTTCTGGTCCTGATGTATCTCGTGAAGGTGTACAGCGTGATATCTTACCAATAGTTGAAGGCTCCACAGTATCCACAAAATATGGACAAATGAAAACAGACCATATTTTATTTATTGCAGCAGGTGCTTTCCATATGGCTAAGCCTTCTGATTTAATACCAGAACTTCAGGGTCGTTTCCCAATTCGTGTGGAATTGACTTCTTTAACTGAAGAAGATTTTAAACGTATTTTAACAGAACCAACAAATGCATTATTAAAACAATATAAAGCATTACTTGCTACAGAAGATGTTTCCATTGAATTTACTGATGATGCTATCGAAAGATTAGCTCAAGTAGCTTGTGAAGTAAATGAACAAATGGAAAATATTGGAGCAAGAAGACTTCATACAATTATGGAAAAATTATTAGAAGATTTATCTTTTGATGCACCAGAATTAGAAGAAAAAAATGTAGTAATTAATGCTGATTATGTAAATGAAAAACTTGGTGGAATCGTTAAAAATCGCGACTTAAGCCAGTTCATTTTGTAA
- the codY gene encoding GTP-sensing pleiotropic transcriptional regulator CodY, which translates to MATLLEKTRKINKLLQKAEVVEYDSISRVLSNVIEANVYIVSKTGKIYGYAFLDDFECDTMIDKIVSQGEFPKHYVNWLLKMDSTSSNIPQKEICAFDDNSECLVEGKITTIVPIYGVGERIGTLVLAKFNEEFTDDDLLLAEYGATVVGMEILRDNSQKIEVEARKKATVQIALATLSYSEIEAAVNILSELNGTEGLLVASKIADRVGITRSVIVNALRKFESAGVIESKSLGMKGTYIRVLNEHLLDEIQKLKR; encoded by the coding sequence ATGGCAACATTACTTGAAAAAACAAGAAAAATAAATAAACTTTTACAAAAAGCAGAAGTGGTAGAATACGATAGCATTTCCCGTGTGCTTAGCAATGTTATAGAAGCAAATGTATATATTGTTAGCAAAACAGGGAAAATCTATGGATATGCCTTCCTTGATGATTTTGAATGTGATACAATGATTGACAAAATCGTAAGCCAAGGAGAATTTCCAAAACACTATGTTAATTGGCTCTTAAAAATGGATAGCACATCTTCTAATATTCCACAAAAAGAAATTTGTGCTTTTGATGATAATAGCGAATGTTTAGTAGAAGGCAAAATTACAACTATTGTACCTATTTATGGCGTTGGTGAACGTATTGGTACATTAGTATTAGCTAAATTTAATGAAGAATTCACAGACGATGATTTATTGTTGGCTGAATATGGTGCCACTGTTGTAGGTATGGAAATTTTACGTGATAATTCTCAAAAAATTGAAGTTGAAGCACGTAAAAAAGCTACTGTACAGATTGCTTTAGCAACACTTTCTTATTCTGAAATTGAAGCAGCTGTAAATATTTTAAGTGAATTAAATGGTACTGAAGGTTTACTCGTTGCATCTAAAATTGCTGACCGTGTAGGTATTACTCGTTCTGTAATTGTTAATGCACTTCGTAAATTTGAGTCCGCTGGTGTAATTGAATCTAAATCTCTTGGTATGAAAGGTACTTATATCAGAGTATTAAACGAACACTTATTAGATGAAATTCAAAAATTAAAAAGATAA